The following proteins come from a genomic window of Halorussus halophilus:
- a CDS encoding formate/nitrite transporter family protein, with protein sequence MSSDGDEDVTPSGASLSYGNILEREMQSALKEIRRPNRGLFVSGLAAGLTVSFGALFMGMALTFSGGFESKLTQQIVLASVSAVGFLFVILGQTELFTAHTTMAVLPVLDGRASLWEMLELWGVVYVSNLVGCGAFAGLIAVLGPQMNVAEPSAFGTLAEALLPLPWWVVLLSGVVAGWLMGLVTWLVAASRDTVSRVLLTLVVTAGIGFAPFHHSLLGTTEVLSAMFLGQGVTLADYAHFLTWTTLGNAVGGSVFVALLNYGHAALSGEVEDTAVGEE encoded by the coding sequence ATGAGTAGCGATGGCGACGAAGACGTGACACCCTCGGGCGCGTCGCTGTCGTACGGCAACATCCTGGAACGCGAGATGCAGAGCGCGCTCAAGGAGATTCGTCGGCCAAACCGCGGACTCTTCGTGTCGGGACTGGCCGCCGGACTGACTGTCAGTTTCGGCGCGTTGTTCATGGGGATGGCACTCACCTTCTCCGGTGGGTTCGAGTCGAAGTTGACACAGCAAATAGTACTCGCCAGCGTCTCTGCCGTCGGATTCCTCTTCGTCATCCTCGGTCAGACCGAACTGTTCACTGCCCACACGACGATGGCAGTGCTTCCGGTGTTAGACGGCCGGGCGTCCCTCTGGGAGATGCTCGAACTCTGGGGGGTCGTCTACGTCTCGAACCTGGTGGGTTGTGGGGCGTTCGCCGGACTGATAGCTGTCCTCGGCCCGCAGATGAACGTCGCAGAGCCATCTGCGTTCGGCACGCTCGCGGAGGCACTACTCCCGCTCCCGTGGTGGGTCGTACTGCTGAGCGGCGTCGTCGCCGGATGGTTGATGGGGTTGGTGACGTGGCTGGTCGCCGCGAGTCGAGACACGGTGAGTCGCGTCCTGCTCACGCTCGTCGTCACCGCTGGCATCGGGTTCGCGCCGTTTCATCACTCGCTGTTGGGAACGACCGAGGTACTGTCGGCAATGTTTCTGGGACAGGGCGTCACGCTCGCCGACTACGCCCACTTTCTCACGTGGACGACGCTCGGCAACGCCGTCGGCGGGTCGGTGTTCGTCGCGCTACTGAACTACGGCCACGCCGCACTTTCGGGCGAGGTGGAGGACACGGCGGTCGGCGAGGAGTGA
- a CDS encoding hybrid sensor histidine kinase/response regulator yields the protein MATASDASLESEPPVTVLHVDDDPQRTKLTATLLEQKMPDATVLSETEPDGGLTRLDAERRIDCVVSDYDMGSVNGLDFLELVREEYPDLPFILFTGKGSEEIASEAISAGVTDYLQKKGGAEQYEVLANRVENVVSQHRAEREAERSRKRMQTVYERVTDAFFALDTDWRFTYVNGKGEQLIQREESELIGNTVWEEFPEAVDSKFEREYRRAMETQEATSFESYFDPLSTLFEVHAYPSEEGLSVYFRDVTDQREVRRELDREKELLEQMLETSPVGILVMDPEGGITRANERAAELLELSGSELTGRRYDSSEFTVTDLDGNQLRDDQKMFARVMDDGEKILGERIGYEPPDGNRKILSVSGAPIYGETEVERVVIAIEDVTDVRERERELERKNDRLEKFASVISHDLRNPLDIAQTRTELARAEHADDEHLREAERALDRMDDLIDDVLALSREGEVVDERTPVQVEHVVTAAASTVDLSDVDLGVEDDLPTITADSERLRTMFENLLSNVGEHAGEGSSVRVGPLTDRDGFYVADDGPGVPEDERGKVFEHGFTTDPDGTGFGLAIVHSIVEAHGWTIEVTHSQSGGARFEIAGVEEV from the coding sequence ATGGCTACGGCGTCGGATGCCAGTTTGGAATCGGAACCACCGGTTACGGTTCTCCACGTAGACGACGACCCCCAGCGGACGAAACTCACCGCGACGCTCCTCGAACAGAAGATGCCGGACGCGACAGTGCTCAGCGAGACGGAGCCCGACGGCGGGTTGACGCGACTCGATGCCGAACGACGAATCGACTGCGTCGTCAGCGACTACGACATGGGGTCGGTCAACGGTCTCGACTTCCTCGAACTGGTGCGTGAGGAGTACCCCGACCTCCCGTTCATCCTCTTCACCGGCAAGGGGAGCGAGGAGATTGCGAGCGAGGCCATCTCGGCGGGCGTCACCGACTACCTCCAGAAGAAGGGTGGCGCAGAACAGTACGAAGTCCTCGCCAATCGCGTCGAGAACGTAGTGTCCCAACACCGCGCAGAACGCGAAGCGGAACGGTCGCGCAAGCGAATGCAGACCGTCTACGAGCGGGTCACGGACGCGTTCTTCGCGCTCGACACCGACTGGCGCTTTACGTACGTCAACGGCAAAGGCGAACAGTTGATACAGCGCGAGGAATCGGAACTCATCGGCAACACGGTGTGGGAGGAGTTCCCCGAGGCGGTCGATTCGAAGTTCGAGCGGGAGTACCGCCGGGCGATGGAGACCCAAGAAGCGACCTCGTTCGAGTCGTACTTCGACCCGCTCTCGACGCTGTTCGAGGTCCACGCGTACCCCTCCGAAGAGGGATTGTCGGTCTACTTCCGCGACGTGACCGACCAACGGGAGGTCCGTCGCGAACTCGACCGGGAGAAGGAACTGCTCGAACAGATGCTCGAAACCAGTCCCGTCGGTATCCTCGTCATGGACCCCGAGGGCGGCATCACCCGAGCGAACGAACGGGCGGCAGAACTGCTCGAACTGAGCGGTTCGGAACTGACTGGCCGACGCTACGACTCCTCGGAGTTCACCGTCACCGACCTCGACGGCAACCAGCTCCGGGACGACCAGAAGATGTTCGCGCGGGTGATGGACGACGGCGAGAAGATACTCGGCGAGCGAATCGGCTACGAGCCGCCCGACGGGAACCGTAAGATTCTGTCGGTCAGCGGCGCGCCCATCTACGGCGAGACGGAGGTGGAGCGAGTCGTCATCGCCATCGAGGACGTGACCGACGTTCGAGAGCGAGAACGCGAACTCGAACGGAAGAACGACCGCTTGGAGAAGTTCGCCAGCGTCATCTCCCACGACCTGCGGAATCCGCTCGACATCGCCCAGACGCGGACCGAACTCGCTCGCGCCGAGCACGCGGACGACGAGCATCTCCGCGAGGCCGAGCGCGCACTCGACCGGATGGACGACCTCATCGACGACGTGTTGGCCCTCTCCAGAGAAGGTGAGGTCGTAGACGAGCGAACGCCCGTTCAAGTCGAACACGTAGTCACGGCGGCCGCTTCGACGGTCGACCTCTCCGACGTTGACCTCGGAGTGGAAGACGACCTCCCGACGATAACGGCCGACTCCGAACGACTCCGAACGATGTTCGAGAACTTGCTTTCGAACGTTGGCGAACACGCGGGCGAAGGGTCCTCCGTTCGAGTCGGCCCGCTGACCGACCGGGACGGGTTCTACGTCGCAGACGACGGTCCCGGCGTCCCCGAAGACGAACGCGGCAAGGTGTTCGAACACGGATTCACGACCGACCCCGACGGAACTGGCTTCGGACTGGCTATCGTCCACTCCATCGTGGAAGCCCACGGCTGGACTATCGAAGTCACCCACAGCCAGAGCGGCGGTGCCCGGTTCGAAATCGCTGGCGTCGAGGAAGTCTAA
- the gatE gene encoding Glu-tRNA(Gln) amidotransferase subunit GatE → MTDHDYEELGLVAGLEIHQQLDTDTKLFCGCPTELREPEDAEREFTRYLHPTKSELGEIDEAALEESQVDREFEYLAYDSTCLVEEDDEPPHRLDEQAQEVVLEIAQLLDMDVIDQAHVMRKLVVDGSNTSGFQRSTLLAHDGEISTSEGPVGVEDLMLEEESAQRVEEREDGVLYSLDRLGIPLVEIGTKPDIRSPEQAREAAERIGMLLRSTGHVKRGLGTIRQDVNISIEEGARVEMKGVQSLDDIDDLVRNEVHRQVRLLEIKDELHERGAEVGAVQDVTDVFADTDSSVIRGALDSGGKVTAVALHGFDGIVGAELQPDRRLGTELSDHAKRHGAGGIFHTDELPAYGVTEDEVADLRETVGAGEDDAVAIVAASEEVADGAIKAAVERAETALEGVPEETRGANEDGTSRYLRPLPGAARMYPETDVPPVEPDPSEVETPELLTEKVERYQDEYGLDAGLAEQVAYGRRMTLFERAVEMGVDATLAAQTVESTVTELRRDDVPVENLEADHFLRTFELVEDGEVAKGNVGDLLTALAEDPGLSAEEAVEQEDLGSAGEDEVREAIVEVVERNSEQVEEEGMQAFSGLMGEAMGALGGKADGDQVSELLREEIQKRA, encoded by the coding sequence ATGACCGACCACGATTACGAGGAGTTGGGTCTCGTCGCTGGTCTCGAAATCCACCAGCAACTCGACACCGACACCAAACTGTTCTGTGGCTGTCCGACGGAACTTCGGGAACCCGAGGACGCAGAGCGCGAATTTACGCGCTACTTGCACCCGACCAAGAGCGAACTCGGCGAGATAGACGAAGCGGCCCTCGAAGAGAGTCAAGTCGATAGGGAGTTCGAGTATCTCGCCTACGACTCGACGTGTCTGGTCGAGGAGGACGACGAACCGCCCCACAGACTGGACGAGCAAGCACAGGAGGTCGTCCTCGAAATCGCGCAACTGCTGGACATGGACGTGATAGACCAAGCCCACGTCATGCGGAAACTCGTCGTGGACGGGTCGAACACCTCCGGGTTCCAGCGTTCGACGCTACTCGCTCACGACGGCGAGATTTCGACCAGCGAGGGACCGGTCGGCGTCGAAGACCTAATGCTCGAAGAGGAGAGCGCCCAGCGCGTCGAAGAGCGCGAGGACGGCGTCCTCTACAGTCTCGACCGACTCGGCATCCCGCTGGTCGAAATCGGCACCAAGCCCGACATCCGTTCGCCCGAACAGGCCCGAGAAGCGGCCGAACGAATCGGGATGCTGCTGCGCTCGACGGGCCACGTCAAGCGCGGCCTCGGTACGATTCGCCAGGACGTGAACATCTCCATCGAGGAAGGCGCTCGCGTCGAGATGAAGGGCGTCCAGAGTCTGGACGACATCGACGACCTCGTGCGCAACGAGGTCCATCGACAGGTTCGCCTACTCGAAATCAAAGACGAACTGCACGAGCGAGGCGCGGAAGTCGGCGCAGTGCAGGACGTGACGGACGTGTTCGCGGACACCGATAGTAGCGTCATTCGCGGCGCACTCGATTCGGGGGGTAAAGTCACTGCTGTCGCGCTACACGGCTTCGACGGCATCGTCGGCGCGGAACTTCAGCCAGACCGCCGCCTCGGCACAGAGCTTTCGGACCACGCCAAGCGCCACGGTGCTGGGGGCATCTTCCACACCGACGAACTCCCAGCGTACGGCGTGACCGAGGACGAGGTGGCCGACCTCCGCGAGACGGTGGGCGCAGGCGAGGACGACGCGGTCGCCATCGTCGCCGCCAGCGAGGAAGTCGCAGACGGCGCGATAAAGGCGGCAGTCGAACGCGCCGAAACCGCGCTCGAAGGCGTCCCAGAGGAGACCCGCGGTGCGAACGAGGACGGCACCTCGCGGTATCTCCGACCGCTCCCCGGCGCGGCCCGGATGTACCCCGAGACGGACGTGCCGCCCGTCGAACCGGACCCGAGCGAAGTCGAGACGCCCGAACTCCTCACGGAGAAGGTCGAGCGCTATCAGGACGAGTACGGACTCGACGCGGGTCTCGCCGAGCAGGTTGCGTACGGTCGTCGGATGACGCTGTTCGAGCGCGCCGTCGAGATGGGCGTGGACGCCACGCTCGCGGCCCAGACCGTCGAGAGTACGGTCACGGAACTGCGCCGCGACGACGTCCCGGTCGAGAACCTCGAAGCCGACCACTTCCTCCGGACGTTCGAACTCGTCGAGGACGGCGAAGTCGCGAAGGGGAACGTTGGAGACCTGCTGACTGCGCTCGCAGAGGACCCCGGACTGTCCGCCGAGGAGGCAGTCGAACAGGAGGACCTCGGCAGTGCTGGCGAGGACGAAGTTCGGGAGGCAATCGTGGAAGTCGTCGAGCGCAATTCGGAACAGGTTGAGGAAGAGGGCATGCAGGCGTTCTCCGGCCTAATGGGCGAAGCGATGGGCGCACTCGGCGGCAAGGCCGACGGCGACCAAGTGAGCGAACTGCTTCGCGAAGAGATTCAGAAGCGCGCGTAA